A genome region from Colwellia sp. Arc7-D includes the following:
- the rimP gene encoding ribosome maturation factor RimP: protein MAKFEHKLTAMLRPAVEETGKELLGVEFISAGNHSVLRLFIDHENGIDVDDCAEVSRQVGAILDVEDPISSEYSLEVSSPGLDRPLFEKVQFEAVVGETVEAKISMPLNGRRKFKGKLVAVENESLIVMVDNEEYELVISNIDKAHLVYNHTK from the coding sequence TTGGCTAAATTTGAACACAAATTAACCGCAATGTTACGTCCTGCCGTTGAAGAAACGGGTAAGGAATTATTAGGCGTTGAATTTATCAGTGCCGGCAACCATTCGGTTTTAAGATTATTTATCGACCATGAAAATGGTATCGATGTTGATGACTGCGCTGAAGTAAGTCGTCAAGTAGGGGCTATTCTCGATGTAGAAGACCCAATTAGTAGTGAATATAGTTTAGAAGTTTCATCACCGGGGCTTGATCGCCCACTTTTTGAAAAAGTGCAATTTGAAGCGGTTGTTGGTGAAACGGTCGAAGCGAAAATTTCAATGCCATTAAATGGTCGTCGTAAATTCAAAGGTAAATTAGTTGCCGTTGAAAACGAAAGTTTGATTGTAATGGTTGATAACGAGGAATATGAACTTGTTATCAGTAACATTGACAAGGCTCACCTTGTTTATAACCACACCAAATAA
- the nusA gene encoding transcription termination factor NusA — protein MSKEILLVVDAVSNEKALPRESIFEAMETALETATKKKYEGDILVRVSIDRATGEFETFRRWLVVDESETPMENPYAEMSLAAAQYDEPELNVGDFVEDQIESVKFDRVTTQTAKQVIVQKIREAERGLIVDAYQEQIGEIITGVVKKASRDSVILDLGNNAEAIIYRDDMLPRESFRPGDRIRGLLYEIKPEARGAQLFVSRTKPEMLIELFRVEVPEIGEEMLEIKGAARDPGSRAKISVKSNDKRIDPVGACVGMRGSRVQAVSSELGGERVDIVLYDDNPAQYVINAMAPAEVASIIVDEDKNTMDIAVEEGNLAMAIGRSGQNIRLASQLTGWELNVMTVADMNEKHQAENDKVLTLFIDKLDLDEDFALMLVEEGFTSLEEIAYVPVAEMLDIDGMDEDIVEELRERAKAAITTQALASEETLEGAEPAEDLLNLAGLERHLAFVLASRGITTLEHLAEQGVDEISDIEELDETKAGELIMAARNICWFNEE, from the coding sequence ATGAGTAAGGAAATATTACTGGTCGTAGATGCTGTTTCTAATGAAAAGGCATTACCACGAGAAAGCATTTTTGAAGCGATGGAAACAGCTTTAGAAACAGCGACAAAAAAGAAATATGAAGGTGACATTTTAGTTCGTGTAAGTATTGACCGTGCAACGGGTGAGTTTGAAACTTTTCGCCGTTGGTTAGTTGTTGATGAAAGCGAAACACCGATGGAAAACCCGTATGCTGAGATGAGTTTAGCAGCGGCGCAATATGATGAACCAGAGTTAAACGTTGGCGATTTTGTTGAAGACCAAATTGAGTCTGTTAAGTTTGACCGTGTAACAACACAAACAGCAAAACAAGTTATTGTACAAAAAATTCGCGAAGCTGAACGTGGACTTATCGTTGATGCTTACCAAGAGCAAATTGGTGAAATCATCACTGGTGTTGTCAAAAAAGCAAGCCGTGATAGTGTCATTTTAGATCTAGGTAACAACGCTGAAGCTATAATTTATCGTGATGACATGTTACCGCGCGAAAGCTTTCGTCCAGGCGATCGTATTCGTGGTTTACTTTATGAAATTAAACCAGAAGCACGCGGCGCACAATTATTTGTAAGTCGTACTAAACCTGAAATGTTGATTGAACTTTTCCGTGTTGAAGTGCCAGAAATTGGTGAAGAAATGCTTGAGATTAAAGGCGCAGCTCGCGATCCTGGTTCTCGTGCAAAAATTTCTGTTAAAAGTAACGACAAACGTATCGACCCAGTTGGCGCGTGTGTTGGTATGCGTGGTTCACGTGTGCAAGCTGTTTCAAGTGAGTTAGGCGGCGAACGTGTTGACATCGTTTTATATGATGACAACCCTGCACAATACGTTATCAATGCAATGGCACCAGCTGAAGTGGCTTCTATCATTGTTGATGAAGACAAAAACACGATGGATATCGCTGTTGAAGAAGGCAATTTAGCCATGGCCATTGGCCGTAGTGGTCAAAACATACGTTTAGCTAGCCAGTTAACAGGCTGGGAACTTAACGTGATGACTGTTGCTGACATGAACGAAAAGCACCAAGCTGAAAACGATAAAGTATTAACACTATTTATTGATAAGTTAGATCTTGATGAAGATTTTGCTTTGATGTTAGTAGAAGAAGGCTTTACTTCGTTAGAAGAAATTGCTTACGTACCTGTTGCTGAAATGCTTGATATTGACGGTATGGATGAAGACATTGTTGAAGAATTGCGCGAACGTGCAAAAGCAGCAATTACTACTCAAGCACTTGCAAGTGAAGAAACACTTGAAGGTGCAGAGCCAGCTGAAGATTTATTAAATCTTGCTGGCTTAGAACGCCATTTAGCGTTTGTATTAGCGAGTCGTGGTATTACAACATTAGAACATCTTGCAGAGCAAGGCGTTGATGAAATATCAGACATTGAAGAATTAGATGAAACCAAAGCGGGCGAGCTAATTATGGCTGCACGTAATATTTGTTGGTTTAACGAAGAATAA
- the infB gene encoding translation initiation factor IF-2 has translation MANVTVEQLAKEIGTPVDRLVSQLADSGVSKSATDSVSQEEKENLLDYLKKQHGDDSTANPSKMTLSRKKKSTLVLGHGSKAKSVQVEVRKKRTYVKRSDLEEQQQAEVEAKAAEEARVQAEIDAKAKAEADAKEAENARAAAAAKAEVQAEAKAEAKVEAEAKAKQAAITKAKNIEDAPKAAPVVAETEEAKKLRLQQEAELTAKAEEEAKLSAEVARKLAEENESRWKEQEAERKAKEKEVVHLTSSKYAQEAEDKSDSADESGRRRKKKKPAGQDRNNRGGRNARGKGKLSLSSPQSLKHGFTKPVEIKLNEVRIGETISVAELANKMSVKGAEVVKAMFKMGAMATINQVIDQETAALVAEEMGREVVLVKENALEEAVLSDRGHTGEAITRAPVVTIMGHVDHGKTSLLDHIREAKVADGEAGGITQHIGAYHVETGHGMITFLDTPGHAAFTSMRSRGAKATDIVIIVVAADDGVMPQTVEAIQHAKASDAPIIIAVNKMDKEGADPDRVKSELSQHDVLSEEWGGDVQFCHVSAKTGLGIDELLDAILLQSEVLELTAVVDKMANGVVVESKLDKGRGPVATVLVQEGTLNQGDIVLCGLEYGRVRAMRDENGKTIQSAGPSIPVEIIGLSGVPIAGDEATVVKDEKKAREVALFRQGKFRDVKLARQQKSKLENMFANMASGEVSEVNVVLKSDVQGSLEAISDSLTKLSTDEVKVRIIGSGVGAITETDATLAAASNAIMVGFNVRADATARKVIEAEKIDLRYYSVIYALIDEVKAAMSGMLAPEFKQEIIGLAQVRDVFKSPKIGAIAGCMVTEGIIKRSAPIRVLRDNVVIYEGELESLRRFKDDVQEVRNATECGIGVKNYNDVRVGDQIEVFETVEIKRTL, from the coding sequence ATGGCAAACGTAACAGTAGAACAACTTGCCAAAGAGATCGGTACACCGGTGGATCGCTTAGTTAGCCAATTGGCTGACTCAGGTGTGAGCAAATCGGCGACCGATTCTGTTTCGCAAGAAGAAAAAGAAAACCTACTTGATTATTTGAAAAAGCAACACGGTGATGACTCAACTGCTAACCCAAGCAAAATGACATTAAGCCGTAAGAAAAAATCTACGCTGGTTTTAGGCCACGGTAGCAAAGCTAAATCAGTTCAAGTAGAAGTACGTAAAAAGCGTACCTATGTAAAACGTAGTGACTTAGAAGAACAACAACAAGCTGAAGTTGAAGCGAAAGCTGCAGAAGAAGCACGTGTTCAAGCTGAAATTGATGCAAAAGCGAAAGCTGAAGCTGATGCAAAAGAAGCTGAGAATGCACGTGCAGCTGCAGCCGCAAAAGCAGAAGTACAGGCAGAAGCTAAAGCAGAAGCGAAAGTTGAAGCCGAAGCTAAAGCTAAGCAAGCTGCAATCACTAAAGCAAAAAATATTGAAGATGCGCCTAAAGCCGCGCCAGTAGTTGCAGAAACTGAAGAAGCTAAAAAATTACGTCTACAACAAGAAGCAGAATTAACAGCGAAAGCTGAAGAAGAAGCTAAATTGTCTGCAGAAGTTGCACGTAAACTTGCTGAAGAAAACGAGTCTCGTTGGAAAGAGCAAGAAGCTGAGCGTAAAGCGAAAGAAAAAGAAGTGGTACATTTAACATCTTCTAAATACGCGCAAGAAGCTGAAGATAAAAGTGACTCTGCCGATGAAAGTGGTCGTCGACGTAAGAAGAAAAAGCCAGCTGGCCAAGATAGAAATAATCGTGGCGGGCGTAATGCAAGAGGCAAAGGTAAGTTAAGCTTATCTTCTCCGCAAAGTTTAAAACATGGTTTCACGAAACCAGTAGAAATTAAGCTTAACGAAGTACGCATTGGCGAAACTATTTCAGTTGCTGAACTAGCCAATAAAATGTCTGTTAAAGGCGCTGAAGTTGTTAAAGCTATGTTTAAAATGGGTGCAATGGCAACCATTAACCAAGTGATTGACCAAGAAACAGCGGCATTAGTTGCTGAAGAAATGGGTCGTGAAGTGGTACTTGTAAAAGAAAATGCCCTTGAAGAAGCGGTACTTTCAGATCGTGGCCATACAGGTGAAGCGATTACACGTGCACCGGTTGTAACTATCATGGGTCATGTTGACCACGGTAAAACATCATTACTTGATCACATTCGTGAAGCAAAAGTAGCTGACGGCGAAGCCGGCGGTATTACTCAGCATATTGGTGCATACCATGTAGAAACAGGACACGGAATGATTACATTCCTTGATACTCCTGGTCATGCGGCGTTTACGTCTATGCGTTCACGTGGTGCTAAAGCTACTGATATCGTTATTATTGTTGTTGCAGCAGATGATGGTGTAATGCCGCAAACTGTTGAAGCGATTCAACATGCTAAAGCATCTGATGCGCCGATTATCATCGCAGTTAACAAAATGGATAAAGAAGGTGCTGATCCAGATCGTGTTAAGAGTGAGTTATCACAACACGACGTACTTTCTGAAGAGTGGGGCGGCGACGTTCAATTCTGTCACGTATCAGCTAAAACTGGCTTAGGTATTGACGAATTACTTGATGCAATATTACTTCAATCTGAAGTATTAGAACTGACAGCTGTTGTTGATAAAATGGCTAACGGTGTTGTGGTTGAATCTAAACTTGATAAAGGCCGTGGCCCAGTTGCTACTGTACTTGTTCAAGAAGGTACATTGAACCAAGGTGATATCGTACTTTGTGGTTTAGAATACGGTCGTGTTCGTGCCATGCGTGATGAGAACGGTAAAACTATTCAATCTGCAGGCCCATCTATTCCAGTAGAAATTATTGGTTTAAGTGGTGTGCCAATTGCGGGTGATGAAGCAACCGTTGTTAAAGATGAGAAGAAAGCGCGTGAAGTTGCTTTATTCCGTCAAGGCAAGTTCCGTGATGTTAAACTTGCTCGTCAACAGAAATCTAAACTTGAAAACATGTTTGCTAACATGGCTTCAGGTGAAGTTTCAGAAGTAAACGTTGTACTTAAATCAGATGTTCAAGGTTCACTTGAAGCAATTTCTGATTCATTAACTAAGCTTTCTACTGACGAAGTTAAAGTACGTATTATTGGTAGTGGTGTTGGTGCTATTACTGAAACTGATGCAACACTTGCTGCTGCTTCTAATGCGATTATGGTTGGTTTCAACGTACGTGCTGATGCAACTGCGCGTAAAGTGATTGAAGCTGAGAAAATCGATTTACGTTACTATAGTGTTATCTATGCATTGATTGATGAAGTTAAAGCAGCAATGAGCGGTATGCTTGCTCCTGAGTTTAAACAAGAAATCATTGGTTTAGCACAAGTTCGTGATGTATTTAAGTCTCCTAAGATTGGCGCGATTGCTGGTTGTATGGTTACTGAAGGTATTATCAAACGCTCAGCTCCAATTCGTGTATTACGTGATAACGTCGTTATTTACGAAGGTGAGTTGGAATCGTTACGTCGCTTTAAAGATGACGTACAAGAAGTTCGTAACGCTACTGAATGTGGTATTGGTGTTAAGAACTACAACGATGTTCGCGTTGGTGACCAAATTGAAGTATTTGAAACGGTTGAGATTAAACGCACACTTTAA
- the rbfA gene encoding 30S ribosome-binding factor RbfA, which yields MAREFARTDRVAQEIQKEIAMIIQREVKDPRLGMVTVNAVEITRDLAYAKIFVTFFTLEGQNVDVSIDVLNEASSYIRTLLAKRINARIMPELRFIYDSSMVEGVRMGNLVDKAVAEDMKNHEGEIDETQKPESE from the coding sequence ATGGCAAGAGAATTTGCTCGTACTGATCGAGTTGCACAAGAAATTCAAAAAGAAATCGCGATGATTATTCAACGCGAAGTAAAAGATCCACGTTTAGGCATGGTTACGGTGAATGCAGTAGAAATTACCCGTGATTTAGCTTATGCAAAAATATTTGTTACCTTCTTTACATTAGAAGGACAAAACGTTGATGTTTCAATTGATGTATTAAATGAAGCTTCAAGTTATATTCGTACTTTGTTAGCTAAACGTATTAATGCGCGCATTATGCCCGAGCTTAGATTTATCTATGATAGCTCAATGGTTGAAGGTGTTCGCATGGGTAACTTAGTAGACAAAGCCGTAGCTGAAGACATGAAAAATCACGAAGGTGAAATCGACGAAACACAAAAGCCAGAGAGTGAATAA
- the truB gene encoding tRNA pseudouridine(55) synthase TruB, producing the protein MAKKRKGRAINGVLLLDKPYDMSSNNALQRVKHIYFAQKAGHTGALDPLATGMLPVCLGEGTKFSQFLLDTDKTYQVTAKLGIRTTTSDVDGEVVSEKPVEVTAEQLATALATFRGTTQQIPSMYSALKYQGQPLYKYAREGIEVPRESRDITVFRLDLLRFEGDEVDLDIHVSKGTYIRTIIDDLGELLGCGAHVANLRRSAVGNYPTDRMVTMTALEALLAQAEAEEVAPSVYLDPLLLPMTTACDGIPAVFVDDMSANFLRHGNPVQCSGGPSHGLVQVFIGDDVDTGEFIGVGEIDDDGLVAPKRITVVG; encoded by the coding sequence ATGGCTAAGAAAAGAAAAGGCCGTGCTATTAACGGTGTTTTGTTACTCGATAAACCTTACGATATGTCATCTAACAATGCATTGCAGCGAGTAAAGCACATTTACTTTGCACAAAAAGCAGGGCATACCGGTGCATTAGATCCACTCGCTACCGGCATGTTACCGGTATGTTTGGGCGAAGGGACTAAGTTTTCTCAGTTTTTGCTTGATACCGATAAAACTTATCAAGTTACTGCGAAATTAGGTATTCGTACCACAACCAGCGATGTTGATGGTGAAGTGGTAAGCGAAAAGCCTGTTGAGGTTACAGCTGAGCAACTCGCCACAGCATTAGCGACTTTTCGTGGTACAACGCAACAAATCCCATCAATGTACTCTGCATTAAAGTATCAAGGGCAACCTTTATATAAATATGCTCGTGAAGGGATTGAAGTACCGAGAGAATCACGTGATATAACAGTGTTTAGGTTAGATTTATTACGTTTTGAAGGTGATGAAGTCGACTTAGATATTCATGTATCTAAAGGTACTTATATCCGCACCATTATCGATGATTTAGGTGAGCTTTTAGGATGTGGTGCACATGTTGCCAATCTTCGTCGCAGTGCTGTGGGTAATTATCCAACCGATAGAATGGTGACAATGACAGCGTTAGAGGCATTGTTAGCACAAGCAGAAGCTGAAGAAGTAGCTCCGTCGGTTTATTTAGACCCTTTGCTATTACCTATGACCACCGCATGCGATGGTATACCAGCGGTATTTGTTGATGATATGTCAGCAAATTTTTTACGTCATGGTAACCCTGTTCAATGTTCTGGCGGTCCAAGTCATGGCTTAGTACAGGTTTTTATTGGTGATGATGTCGATACAGGTGAGTTTATTGGTGTTGGTGAAATTGACGATGATGGTTTAGTTGCCCCAAAACGAATTACAGTTGTTGGTTAA
- the rpsO gene encoding 30S ribosomal protein S15 has translation MSLNAAEKAAIVAEYAQAEGDTGSPEVQVALLTVQINHLQGHFKQHIHDHHSRRGLLRMVSQRRKLLDYLKGKNVERYTALIGKLGLRR, from the coding sequence ATGTCTTTAAACGCTGCTGAAAAAGCTGCAATCGTTGCAGAATACGCCCAAGCTGAAGGTGATACTGGTTCTCCAGAAGTACAAGTTGCATTGTTAACTGTACAAATCAACCACTTGCAAGGTCACTTTAAACAGCACATCCATGATCATCACTCACGTCGTGGTCTATTACGTATGGTAAGCCAACGTCGTAAATTACTTGATTACTTAAAAGGCAAAAACGTTGAACGTTACACTGCTTTAATCGGTAAATTAGGTCTACGTCGTTAA
- a CDS encoding alpha/beta hydrolase — MILKYSLYLVLIVVVFLGVYLYANIAYDKSVEELSKRWATEPSKFLSVAGMNIHYRDEGPKSDKEPIVLIHGTSASLHTWDGWVEVLKEQRRVIRFDLPAFGLTGPDPQNNYSIERYAEVVIAVLDALKIDKSVLAGNSLGGYIAWATAVFHPDRVSKLVLVDASGYPYDPESVPLAFKLSQNPLASRLLKNVLPKSMVEKSVKNVYGNPDLVTDELVNRYYELSLREGNRSALKARFEQTLPGALMDKIGTINVPTLLIWGRKDKLIPLKFGKRFKQEIVNSQLIVFDDLGHVPHEENPQKTVLAVLNFL, encoded by the coding sequence ATGATTTTAAAATATAGTTTATACCTTGTGCTCATTGTGGTTGTTTTCCTCGGTGTTTATCTTTATGCGAATATAGCATACGACAAATCAGTAGAAGAGCTGAGTAAACGCTGGGCAACTGAGCCCTCAAAATTCTTAAGTGTTGCAGGGATGAATATTCACTATAGAGACGAAGGCCCTAAGTCTGACAAAGAACCTATTGTTTTGATCCATGGAACTAGTGCGTCATTACATACTTGGGACGGTTGGGTAGAGGTATTAAAAGAGCAGCGACGAGTTATTCGCTTCGATTTACCTGCTTTTGGTTTAACAGGACCCGATCCACAAAATAATTATTCTATTGAACGTTACGCTGAAGTTGTTATTGCCGTATTAGATGCATTAAAGATCGATAAAAGTGTATTAGCGGGCAATTCGTTAGGCGGTTATATTGCTTGGGCAACTGCCGTATTTCATCCTGATAGAGTATCTAAATTAGTTTTAGTCGATGCTAGTGGTTATCCTTATGATCCTGAATCAGTACCATTGGCTTTTAAATTGTCTCAAAACCCGTTAGCAAGTCGCTTATTAAAAAATGTTTTACCTAAATCAATGGTAGAAAAAAGTGTTAAAAATGTTTACGGAAACCCTGACTTGGTAACCGATGAATTAGTAAACCGATACTACGAATTATCTCTGCGAGAAGGAAATCGTAGTGCTTTAAAAGCACGGTTTGAACAAACACTCCCCGGAGCTTTAATGGATAAAATTGGTACCATTAATGTACCGACACTTTTAATCTGGGGTAGAAAAGACAAATTAATACCACTGAAGTTTGGTAAAAGATTTAAGCAAGAAATAGTGAACAGCCAATTGATTGTCTTTGATGATTTAGGCCACGTTCCTCATGAAGAGAATCCTCAAAAAACCGTTTTAGCAGTGTTAAATTTTTTATAG
- the pnp gene encoding polyribonucleotide nucleotidyltransferase — protein MFNPVTKTFEFGQHTVTLETGVIARQATCAVMASMDDTSVLVSVVGKKEAKPGQDFFPLTVNYQERTYAAGKIPGGFFKREGRPSEEETLICRLIDRPIRPLFPEGFTNEVQVVITVVSANPEIAPDIIALLGTSAALAISGMPFSGPVGAARVGYTDGKYILNPLQSELVNSQLDLVVSGTDSAVLMVESEADVLSEEVMLGAVMFGHEQMQTAITAIKEMAAEVNNPKWDWVAPVKNAELIAKIAELSEAQVNEAYQITEKAVRYEKIKEIRDGVVASLLADNAELDVQEAKDLFHGLEKTVVRGRITQGSPRIDGRDPEMIRALDVMTGVLPRTHGSAVFTRGETQALVVATLGTQRDAQRLDTIMGEKTDNFMLHYNFPPYCVGETGFVGSPKRREIGHGRLAKRGMLAVMPSAEEFPYSVRVVSEITESNGSSSMASVCGTSLALMDAGVPIKASVAGIAMGLVKEGDNFVVLSDILGDEDHLGDMDFKVAGTTGGITALQMDIKIEGITQEIMQLALNQAKAARTHILSVMDEAIGGHRNDISEFAPRIHTMKVPQDKIRDIIGKGGATIRQLTEETGTTIEIEDDGTVRIAATDGDQAKDAIARITALTAEIEVGTVYTGKVVRIVDFGAFVNVLPGKDGLVHISQISEERVNAVSDVLTEGQDVVVKVLEVDRQGRVRLSMKEAMEKPVAAAPETDSAE, from the coding sequence ATGTTTAATCCAGTTACTAAAACATTTGAGTTCGGTCAACATACCGTAACTCTAGAAACGGGCGTAATTGCTCGTCAAGCCACTTGTGCCGTTATGGCTAGCATGGACGATACATCAGTATTAGTCTCTGTTGTTGGTAAAAAAGAAGCAAAACCAGGTCAAGATTTTTTCCCATTAACAGTTAACTACCAAGAGCGTACTTACGCTGCTGGTAAAATACCAGGTGGTTTCTTTAAACGTGAAGGTCGTCCTTCTGAAGAAGAAACACTAATCTGTCGTTTAATTGACCGTCCAATTCGTCCGTTATTCCCTGAAGGGTTTACTAACGAAGTTCAAGTTGTTATCACTGTTGTTTCTGCTAACCCAGAAATCGCCCCTGACATTATCGCTTTATTAGGTACTTCTGCAGCATTAGCTATTTCAGGTATGCCTTTTAGTGGTCCTGTTGGTGCAGCGCGCGTTGGTTATACTGACGGCAAATATATTCTTAACCCATTACAGTCTGAATTAGTAAACTCGCAATTAGACCTAGTTGTTTCAGGTACTGACTCAGCTGTATTAATGGTTGAATCAGAAGCTGACGTACTTTCTGAAGAAGTTATGCTTGGCGCTGTTATGTTTGGTCATGAGCAAATGCAAACAGCTATCACAGCAATTAAAGAAATGGCTGCTGAAGTTAACAATCCTAAATGGGATTGGGTTGCACCAGTGAAGAACGCTGAACTTATCGCTAAGATTGCTGAGCTTTCTGAAGCACAAGTTAACGAAGCTTACCAAATTACTGAAAAAGCAGTACGTTACGAAAAAATTAAAGAAATTCGTGATGGTGTTGTTGCATCTTTATTGGCTGATAATGCTGAACTTGACGTTCAAGAAGCAAAAGATTTATTCCACGGTTTAGAGAAAACTGTTGTTCGTGGCCGTATCACTCAAGGTTCTCCTCGTATTGATGGTCGTGACCCAGAAATGATCCGCGCATTAGACGTAATGACAGGCGTATTACCACGTACTCATGGTTCAGCTGTATTTACACGTGGTGAAACTCAAGCATTAGTTGTTGCTACTTTAGGTACACAACGTGATGCACAGCGTTTAGACACTATCATGGGTGAGAAAACAGACAACTTCATGTTGCACTACAACTTCCCTCCATACTGTGTTGGCGAAACAGGTTTTGTTGGTTCTCCTAAACGTCGTGAAATTGGCCATGGTCGTCTTGCAAAACGTGGTATGTTGGCTGTTATGCCTTCAGCTGAAGAATTCCCATACTCAGTTCGCGTAGTTTCTGAAATTACTGAATCAAATGGTTCATCTTCAATGGCTTCTGTATGTGGTACTTCATTAGCACTTATGGATGCTGGTGTACCAATTAAAGCATCTGTAGCGGGTATTGCTATGGGTCTAGTTAAAGAAGGCGACAACTTTGTTGTTCTTTCAGATATCTTAGGTGATGAAGATCACTTAGGCGATATGGACTTTAAAGTTGCGGGTACTACTGGTGGTATTACTGCACTTCAAATGGACATTAAAATTGAAGGTATTACACAAGAGATCATGCAACTTGCTTTAAACCAAGCTAAAGCTGCACGTACTCATATCTTAAGTGTTATGGATGAAGCTATTGGTGGACATCGTAACGATATCTCTGAATTTGCTCCACGCATTCACACGATGAAAGTACCACAAGATAAGATCCGTGACATTATTGGTAAAGGTGGCGCAACTATTCGTCAATTAACCGAAGAAACTGGCACTACAATTGAAATTGAAGATGACGGTACGGTTAGAATCGCAGCAACAGATGGCGATCAAGCGAAAGATGCAATTGCACGTATTACTGCATTAACAGCAGAAATTGAAGTAGGTACTGTTTACACTGGTAAAGTAGTACGTATCGTTGATTTCGGTGCTTTTGTTAACGTATTACCAGGCAAAGATGGTTTAGTACATATATCTCAAATTTCTGAAGAACGTGTTAACGCGGTAAGCGACGTTTTAACAGAAGGTCAAGATGTCGTTGTTAAAGTACTAGAAGTTGATCGTCAAGGTCGCGTACGTTTAAGCATGAAAGAAGCGATGGAAAAGCCAGTAGCAGCAGCGCCTGAAACTGACTCAGCAGAGTAA
- the nlpI gene encoding lipoprotein NlpI, with product MRLLPNTQFSKALFSKVLLVSGLLLTQACSTTNNQQSAIGDLIIAEPIAISYKNEIALARLTQVLLRAEISDGQRAELLYQRGVEYDKVGLRALARFDFNQALTLKPDMVDAYNFIGIHFTQLQEFNQAYDAFDSAIELAPDHEFALLNRGIALYYGGRPILASEDFEAFRQYQQDDPYRVLWQYLADSEVDKLQAGKELSLNAQLIEEDIWAKNIIKLYLGEMSQNAFINRLADNVSSSEALTERLCEAYFYLGKYSQMQGDVYAALNFFKLALSTNVYEFVEHRYAKLELDLMRQTMQQSSPL from the coding sequence GTGCGCTTACTTCCTAATACTCAATTTTCAAAAGCTTTATTTTCCAAAGTATTACTTGTTTCAGGTTTATTACTCACTCAAGCTTGTTCAACAACAAATAATCAACAATCTGCAATTGGTGACTTGATCATTGCCGAGCCTATCGCGATTAGCTATAAGAACGAAATAGCATTAGCTCGATTAACACAGGTGTTGTTGCGAGCTGAAATTAGCGATGGACAGCGAGCTGAGTTGCTTTATCAACGTGGTGTTGAATACGACAAAGTAGGTTTGCGTGCCTTAGCCCGTTTTGACTTCAACCAAGCCTTAACGCTAAAGCCTGACATGGTAGACGCTTATAATTTTATCGGTATTCACTTCACACAGTTACAAGAATTTAATCAAGCATATGATGCCTTTGACTCAGCAATAGAGTTAGCGCCAGATCATGAATTTGCCTTGTTAAATCGTGGTATCGCGCTGTATTATGGTGGTCGTCCGATTTTAGCTTCCGAAGATTTTGAAGCTTTTAGACAATATCAACAAGATGATCCTTACCGTGTTTTATGGCAATATCTAGCAGATTCAGAAGTAGACAAGTTACAAGCCGGTAAAGAATTAAGTTTAAATGCTCAGCTTATTGAAGAAGATATTTGGGCTAAAAATATTATTAAACTTTATTTGGGTGAAATGAGCCAAAATGCCTTTATAAATAGATTAGCTGATAATGTGAGTTCAAGTGAAGCATTAACAGAGCGCTTATGTGAGGCTTACTTTTATTTAGGAAAATATAGCCAAATGCAGGGTGATGTATATGCAGCACTTAACTTCTTTAAACTTGCCTTAAGCACTAACGTATATGAGTTTGTTGAGCATAGATATGCCAAACTAGAGTTAGATTTAATGCGCCAAACTATGCAACAATCTAGTCCACTTTAA